In Streptomyces rapamycinicus NRRL 5491, the genomic stretch GCATCGCCCAGATAGACCTCGCCTACCACGACATCCACCGCCGCCGCGGCCTCTACTACCTGCTGGAGAAGCGCGGCCAGGCGGCCCGGGTCTGCAACGACTTGAAGATCTTCGAGGGCAAGTCGGTGCCACCGCAGACCACCCGCGCCCGGCTGCGCGGCGACTTCATCCGCCGGGCCCAGGAGCAGCGCCGCGATTTCACCGTCGACTGGGTGCATCTGAAGCTCAATGACCAGGCGCAGCGCACCGTGCTGTGCAAGGACCCGTTCCGCTCGGTCGACGACCGGGTGGAGAAGCTGATCGCCGGTATGTGACCGGCGTACGGCTTACCTTCCCCTCGGGCCCCGTGCGTTCTCCGGACGGGGCCCGAGTCACGTCGTAGAGTGGCGCGCACTGGCCATCTCAAGATCTACCTAACGAGGACTCCGTGCGTCGACGCTCCGTACTCCTTGCCGTGCCCGCGGGCCTGCTGACACTCGCGGGCTGCGGTGACGATGAATCAGGGTCCGACAAGACCAAGCCGTCCCAGGAGCCGACGAGCCCGAGTCCCTCACCGGCCCCCACCGGCAAGATCGTCTCCGGCCCGGTGCCGGCCATTACCGCGGGTAAGAAGTTCGGTGAGAAACCGAAGGTCGCCAAGGGCACGGGGAAGCCCTCGCAGAGTCTCGCGGTCAAGACGATCAGCCAGGGCGACGGCAAGAAGACAGCCAAGGGCGACTGGCTCCAGATCAACTACCTGGCGCAGATCTGGGACACCGGGAAGGTCATCGACAACACCTTCGACAAGAAGAAGACCGCGGCCTTCCCCGTCGGCAAGGGCCAGGTCCTCCCGGGCTGGGACCAGGGACTGCTGGGCCGGAACCTCGGCAGCCGGCTGGAGCTGGCCGTCCCGCCCGCGTACGCCTACGGCAAGCAGGGGCAGCCGCAGGCCGGTATCAAGGGCACCGACACGCTGGTCTTCGTCATCGACCTCGTCGGCGCCTACAACGCCAAGAGCGCGGCCAAGGGCAGCAAGGTGGACCAGACCGACGCCGACCTGCCCAAGGTGTCCACCAACACCGACGGCAAGGCGCCCAGCATCACCGTCCCCAAGAAGTCCGCGCCGAAGAAGCTGGTCTCCGAGTACGTCATCGAGGGTGACGGCAAGGAGGTCAAGAAGACCGACGCGCTGCTCGTCAACTACAAGGGCGTGCTGTGGGACGGTGGCAAGGAGTTCGACTCCAGCTACAAGCGCGGCGAACTCGCCCAGTTCTCGCTCCAGCAGGTCGTCAAGGGCTGGTCGCAGGGGCTGACGGGGAAGAAGGTGGGCAGCCGGGTGCTGATCGTCGTGCCCCCGGACCTGGGCTACGGCAAGGCGGCCCAGAAGGGCATCCCGGCCAACTCCACGCTGGTGTTCTCGGTGGACATCCTGGCGGTTCTGTAGCCTGTGCGGGTTGCCCACCACGTCACAAGGAGCAATTTCGTGAGCATCGAGAAGCCCGAGGTCGACTTCCCGGGCGGCGAGCCGCCGGCCGAGCTGGAGATCAAGGACATCTGGGAGGGCGACGGGCCCGCGGCCAAGGCCGGCGACAACATCGCCGTGCACTATGTGGGCGTGTCCTTCAGCACGGGCGAGGAGTTCGACGCGAGCTACAACCGCGGCACCCCGCTGCGGATCCAGCTCGGCGTGGGCCAGCTCATCTCCGGCTGGGACCAGGGTCTGCAGGGGATGAAGGTCGGCGGCCGCCGCCAGCTCATCGTCCCGCCGCACCTCGGCTACGGCGACCGGGGCGCCGGTGGTGGCCGGATCAAGCCGGGCGAGACGCTGATCTTCGTCTGCGACCTGGTCTCCGTCTGAGACGGCCGTCCGTCGCGCCGAGGGCTCCTGCCGGTGAGCGGGGGCCCTCGGCTTTTGCCGCGCGTCCCGGTAGCGGTACGGTCACGTGCGTAAGGTCACGAAGAAAGGGCGTCGATGGCGATTGCCAAGGCCGAGCGGTTGATGAACCTGGCCCTGTGCCTGCTGGGAACGCGGCGTCCGCTGACCAAACGGGAGTTGCGGGGCTCCATAGAGGCGTACCTCCAGACCGACACGGCCAACGACGAAGCGTTCAACCGCATGTTCGAACGCGACAAGGACGATCTGCGTGAACTCGGCCTGATCATCGAGACGGTGGAGGGCCTCGACGGCGAGATCGGCTATCTCGCCCGCCGGGACAGCAACCGCCTCCCGCCGATCACCCTGGACGCCGAGGAGGCCGCCGCCCTCGGCCTCGCCGCCAAGGTCTGGCAGCAGGCCCGGCTCGCGGGCGCCGCCAGCGGCGCCCTGCAGAAGCTGCGCGCCGCCGGGATGCCGGTCGCCGAGGATCCGTACGACACGCCCGGGCACAGCGCGCTGGAGCCGCGCATCCCGGTCCATGAGAGCGCCTTCGAACCGCTGATGCTCGCCTGCCGCGACCGCCGCCCCGTCGTCTTCGACTACCGCAAGGCGAACGCCGCGCGCCCCGGGCAGCGGCAGGTCGAGCCCTGGACCCTGGAGTGCTGGCGCGGCCACTGGTATCTCGCCGGATGGGACCGCGAGCGCGCCGCCGAGCGGGTCTTCCGGCTCTCCCGGATCACCGGCCGGGTCCGGCTGCGGTCCGGCGCGTTCACCGCCGAGGTGCCCGACCACGTCACCGTCCGGGAGACCGTGGAGAGCTGGGCGGGCGAGACCGCCAACGGCACCGCCCGGATCCGGCTGCGCTCGGGCCACGGCTATCCGCTGCGGGCGAAGGCGCTGTCCACCCGGGAGGCCGGCGACGGCTGGGACGAGCTGGAGATTCCCTACGGGCACGGCCTGGACGCCTGGCTCGTGGAGTTCGGCCCGGATGTGGTCGTACTGGCGCCCGAGGAACTGCGGGCGGATGTCGTGGACCGGCTGCGCGCGGTCGCCAAAGGCTGAGGGGACGGATCTACTTCACCATGGCCGGAAACGCCATTGACCAGACTCGGCGGATGCTCTCCCTGGTGACGTATCTGCGCGAGCGCCCCGGCGCCCGCGTCGCCGACGTCGCCCGGGCCTTCGGCATCAGCGAGGACGAGCTGATCGCCGACCTGGATGTGCTGCCGCTGTGCGGCACCAGCTTCCGCGGCGGCGACCTGCTGGACATCGACACCGACGGAGAGCGGATCTGGTGGCACAACCCCGATGACGTGGCCGAGCCGCTGCGGCTGGCCGCCGACGAGGCCACCGCGCTGCTGGTCGCCGCCCGCGCCGTCGCCACCCTCCCCGGGCTGCGCGAGGGCGACCGGGACGCGCTGCTGCGGGCCACCGCCAAGCTGGAGGCCGCGGCGGGCGAGGCGGCGGGCGCCAGCTCCCGGCTCTCGGTGATCTTCGAATCGGAGGGCGGGGTCTTCGCCGACGTCGACCGCGCCATCTCCGAGCGCCGCAGGCTGTGGCTGCGCTACTACTCACCCGCGCGTGACGAGGTCACCGAGCGCGAGGTCGACCCGATCCGGCTCTTCGCCGTCGGCCGCACCTACATGGAGGCGTGGTGCCGCCTCTCCGAGGCGCGGCGGACCTTCCGGCTGGACCGGGTCGTCGAGATCAAGCTGCTGGACGAGGCGTCCGACCCGCCGCCGATCGAGCTGCGCGACCTGTCGGAGCTGTCCTCCGCCCTGGTGCAGACCGGCGCCGAGGACCCCGAGGTGGTCGTCGAGGTCGGCCCCGGCGGGCGCTGGGTCGCCGAGTACTACCCGCACGACAGCGCCGATGAGCTGCCCGACGGCGGCCTCCGGATCACGCTGCGCGCGCCCGACCCCGGCTCGCTGCGGCGCCTGGCGCTGCGGCTGGGCAGGGACGGCAGGATCGTCTCGCCGCAGGAGCTGTCGGACAGTGCTCGGGACGCGGCGCGGCAGGCGCTCGCGGCGTACGGTGAGTGAAGGGACGCACACAGTGACCGCACGGGGGAGTGCCACGTCGGTGATCTTCAAGGCAGCCTGTCCGCAGTGCCGCGGCCGGTTCGAGCTGGCCGCGGGCGCCCTGCGGCTGGCCATTGGGGCCAGCCACCGCACCACCTTCTACTCCTTCACCTGCCCCGACTGCGGAACCGCGGTGCGCAAACCGGCGGGGGAGCGGATCGTGGAGCTGCTCACCGGTGGCGGGGTGCGTACACTGAGGCTGCACTCCACCGTCTAGGCTCTGCCGCATGCTCTGGCCGATGCTCGCCCTCGCCCTCGCCTTCTGCGGAATCGCCGTTCTCGCCGTGCTCTCGGTGCGGGTCTACGCCGAGGTCCGCCGGCTGGCCCGGCAGGTGTCGGACAGCTCGGAGCGGATCACCCGGGCCGCGGAGGACCTGGAGCGGGCCTCGGCTCCGCTGGGGTCGACCGTCGACGCGCTGCGTCGGCAGTGACAGCCGCTCTGCGTCGGCAGTGAGGGGTCGCTCTGCGTCGGCGGTGAGGGCTCGCGCCGCGTCGGCGGTGAGGTTCGCCGCTGATGGGCACTCTGCTGCCCCACAGCCAAGCGGGGTACGCTGAGATTTCGTGGCCCCGGAAACGAGGCGGAGGGCCGCAACCCGGAGTCCGCACGGGGATTGCTTCCGGTTTACCCCCGCGCGCTACGATCGCTGACAGCACGGCTGCCGGACACCTGTCCGACCGGTCGGGCAGCCCCACCCCCAGCCGCCTCGGTGAGAAGGTAGACGCTTATGCTGTTCGGAAAGATCGGCGTTCCCGAGATTCTCCTCATCCTTGTCGTCGTGCTGCTGCTGTTCGGTGCCAAGAAGCTTCCGGACATGGCGCGCTCGCTGGGCAAGTCGGCCCGGATCCTCAAGAGCGAGGCGAAGGCCATGAAGTCGGACGGTCAGCAGCAGCAGAACGCTCCGGCCGACCCGCCCCACCCCGGTCAGGACGACGCCACTCACCGCACCATCCAGGCCGCGCCCGGAGACGTGACCAGCTCGCGCCCGGTGTCGGAGCCGAGCGACACCACCAAGCGCTGACCCAGGGCCACTTGAAGGCGGCGCGAAGGGCCGCCACCGGACGCACGAGATGAGGACGTGGGTTGCTCAAGTCTGCCCGCAAAAAGGAGAAGGACCCCGAGGGGCGGATGCCCCTCTCCGAGCATCTGCGTGAGCTGCGCAACCGGCTGCTCAAATCGGTCCTGGCGATCTGTGTGGTCACCATCGTCGCGATGTTCTACTACATGGACATCGCCGAGTTCCTGATGCAGCCGGTGCTGGACTCCGTCGGCTGTGGCGATGTCACGCTCTCCAGCCTCTCGGACAAGGGGAGTGGCGGTGGCCCCTGTGCGAACTTCACCACCAATGGTCTGCTGTCGCCGTTCACGATCATGCTGAAGGTCTCCTTCATGACCGGTGTGGTGGTGGCCACCCCGATCTGGCTGTACCAGTTGTGGGCCTTCCTCGCACCCGGGCTCCACCGCAATGAGAAGAAGTACGGCCTGTTCTTCGTCGGACTCGGCGTACCGCTCTTCGTCTGTGGCGCGTACTTCGCGTACATGATCCTGCCGACCAGCGCCAAGGTCCTCCTCGGCTTCACCCCGGGCGGGGTCAGCAACCTCCTCCCACTGGACGACTTCCTCGATCTGCTCGCCCGGATGGTCGTCGTCTTCGGGCTCGCCTTCGAGCTCCCGCTGCTGCTGATACTGCTGAACTTCACCGGCGTCCTCAGCGGACGCCGGATGCTCGGCTGGTGGCGCGCCATGATCAT encodes the following:
- a CDS encoding FKBP-type peptidyl-prolyl cis-trans isomerase, whose product is MSIEKPEVDFPGGEPPAELEIKDIWEGDGPAAKAGDNIAVHYVGVSFSTGEEFDASYNRGTPLRIQLGVGQLISGWDQGLQGMKVGGRRQLIVPPHLGYGDRGAGGGRIKPGETLIFVCDLVSV
- a CDS encoding helix-turn-helix transcriptional regulator encodes the protein MAIAKAERLMNLALCLLGTRRPLTKRELRGSIEAYLQTDTANDEAFNRMFERDKDDLRELGLIIETVEGLDGEIGYLARRDSNRLPPITLDAEEAAALGLAAKVWQQARLAGAASGALQKLRAAGMPVAEDPYDTPGHSALEPRIPVHESAFEPLMLACRDRRPVVFDYRKANAARPGQRQVEPWTLECWRGHWYLAGWDRERAAERVFRLSRITGRVRLRSGAFTAEVPDHVTVRETVESWAGETANGTARIRLRSGHGYPLRAKALSTREAGDGWDELEIPYGHGLDAWLVEFGPDVVVLAPEELRADVVDRLRAVAKG
- a CDS encoding FKBP-type peptidyl-prolyl cis-trans isomerase encodes the protein MRRRSVLLAVPAGLLTLAGCGDDESGSDKTKPSQEPTSPSPSPAPTGKIVSGPVPAITAGKKFGEKPKVAKGTGKPSQSLAVKTISQGDGKKTAKGDWLQINYLAQIWDTGKVIDNTFDKKKTAAFPVGKGQVLPGWDQGLLGRNLGSRLELAVPPAYAYGKQGQPQAGIKGTDTLVFVIDLVGAYNAKSAAKGSKVDQTDADLPKVSTNTDGKAPSITVPKKSAPKKLVSEYVIEGDGKEVKKTDALLVNYKGVLWDGGKEFDSSYKRGELAQFSLQQVVKGWSQGLTGKKVGSRVLIVVPPDLGYGKAAQKGIPANSTLVFSVDILAVL
- a CDS encoding helix-turn-helix transcriptional regulator — translated: MAGNAIDQTRRMLSLVTYLRERPGARVADVARAFGISEDELIADLDVLPLCGTSFRGGDLLDIDTDGERIWWHNPDDVAEPLRLAADEATALLVAARAVATLPGLREGDRDALLRATAKLEAAAGEAAGASSRLSVIFESEGGVFADVDRAISERRRLWLRYYSPARDEVTEREVDPIRLFAVGRTYMEAWCRLSEARRTFRLDRVVEIKLLDEASDPPPIELRDLSELSSALVQTGAEDPEVVVEVGPGGRWVAEYYPHDSADELPDGGLRITLRAPDPGSLRRLALRLGRDGRIVSPQELSDSARDAARQALAAYGE
- the tatA gene encoding Sec-independent protein translocase subunit TatA, translated to MFGKIGVPEILLILVVVLLLFGAKKLPDMARSLGKSARILKSEAKAMKSDGQQQQNAPADPPHPGQDDATHRTIQAAPGDVTSSRPVSEPSDTTKR
- the tatC gene encoding twin-arginine translocase subunit TatC, with product MLKSARKKEKDPEGRMPLSEHLRELRNRLLKSVLAICVVTIVAMFYYMDIAEFLMQPVLDSVGCGDVTLSSLSDKGSGGGPCANFTTNGLLSPFTIMLKVSFMTGVVVATPIWLYQLWAFLAPGLHRNEKKYGLFFVGLGVPLFVCGAYFAYMILPTSAKVLLGFTPGGVSNLLPLDDFLDLLARMVVVFGLAFELPLLLILLNFTGVLSGRRMLGWWRAMIMGITVFGAIATPSTDPIGMFALAGPVVVLYFGAVGVSLLNDRRRARRRAADPDFGLSDDEASQLDLTPEAVAAPSAAPELTDGDDSGPARRNGYDDVT